A region of Nostoc flagelliforme CCNUN1 DNA encodes the following proteins:
- a CDS encoding IS5 family transposase — MKIEKAKHLTARKFKRMAGVSRQTFELMVDLVKADAQKKKKSGRRPKLIIEDQVLMVLQYWREYRTYYHIGLDFGLSESAVCRLVFKIENILIKSRKFRLPGKKELWKMSSQEDLVVMDVTESPIEKPQKGQKRYFSGKQGEHTLKTQVVIRQKSSQIICLGHGQGRIHDFKLFKSSGIKFGELLKVIADKGYQGIAKIHQLSETPIKKPKGKRLTKEQKKYNRELNRLRIVVEHVNRRLKIFKILSDRYRNPHRRFGLRSNLIAGIYNHELAL, encoded by the coding sequence GTGAAAATAGAGAAAGCTAAACACCTGACTGCGAGAAAATTTAAGCGCATGGCTGGAGTAAGTCGTCAAACTTTTGAGTTAATGGTTGATTTAGTTAAAGCTGATGCTCAAAAGAAAAAGAAATCAGGTCGTCGTCCTAAATTAATTATTGAAGACCAAGTTTTAATGGTTCTTCAATACTGGAGAGAGTACCGTACTTATTATCATATTGGGTTGGATTTCGGGCTTTCTGAATCTGCGGTTTGTCGATTAGTTTTTAAAATTGAAAATATTTTGATTAAGTCAAGAAAGTTTCGTTTACCAGGGAAAAAAGAATTATGGAAAATGTCATCCCAAGAAGATTTAGTTGTGATGGATGTCACAGAGAGTCCAATTGAAAAGCCTCAGAAAGGCCAAAAAAGATATTTTAGTGGCAAACAAGGAGAACATACTTTAAAAACGCAGGTAGTAATTCGCCAAAAAAGCAGTCAAATCATCTGTTTAGGGCATGGTCAGGGAAGAATTCATGATTTTAAGCTATTTAAAAGCAGTGGGATAAAATTTGGAGAATTACTGAAAGTAATAGCGGATAAAGGCTATCAAGGAATTGCTAAAATTCATCAATTAAGTGAAACACCAATTAAGAAACCAAAAGGAAAAAGGTTGACGAAAGAACAGAAAAAATACAATCGGGAACTCAATCGATTAAGAATTGTTGTTGAACACGTAAATCGTCGTCTAAAGATATTTAAAATTTTGTCTGATAGATATCGGAATCCTCATCGACGTTTTGGATTAAGGTCGAATTTAATTGCGGGAATTTATAACCACGAATTAGCTTTATAA